One window of the Labilibaculum sp. genome contains the following:
- the dnaG gene encoding DNA primase yields the protein MIDQSTVARIFDSAEIAEVVSDFVTLKKRGVNFLGLCPFHNEKSPSFTVSPAKGIYKCFGCGKGGNSVNFIMEHEHLDYVGALKYLAKKYHIEVVEKELSPEQERQKNDRESMMIVNSFAQKSFTQNLYEHAQGMAIGMGYMRERGFRDDIIKKFQVGYCLDAWDAFSNHALDCGYKKEYLVKTGLSIEKENRLLDRFRGRVIFPIHGIAGRVQAFGGRILKNDAKAAKYLNSPESEVYHKSRILYGIFQAKKSIVQNEKCFLVEGYTDVLSFHQAGIENVVASSGTALTADQIRLIKRFTNNITIIYDGDAAGIKASLRGIDLVLEQEVNVKVLLLPQGEDPDSFSRTMGASELMEYIEKNESDFIVFKTNLLLKDAKDDPVKRANLIIDIVRSIAIIPDGIVRAVYVRECSNILNVDERVLYTEINKIIHRVKEDSWKNEQRSNLPEDQTTDKLSENSAFLRSANECDLEERALVRILLNFGSEILYSQKDEAGNEEQLLVGQYIITELSNDELESVNPLYQLVFDQYGENMEKEDFNTKTFFRDHPNEKVNQLAADILSEPHQLSGLWTRNESVVESEEMKLKEIVPKLVNEYKGKKVRLLMKEVMQEMQKAQDTGNADRMMELMKQKMVLDQIKNAISKELGNRTIS from the coding sequence ATGATTGATCAGTCAACAGTTGCACGAATTTTCGACTCTGCCGAAATTGCCGAAGTAGTTTCCGATTTCGTGACTCTAAAAAAAAGAGGGGTTAATTTCCTGGGATTGTGTCCTTTTCATAACGAAAAGTCGCCATCCTTTACCGTTTCTCCTGCCAAAGGCATTTACAAGTGTTTTGGTTGTGGAAAAGGTGGAAATTCCGTGAACTTTATTATGGAACATGAGCATCTCGATTATGTGGGTGCATTAAAATATCTGGCGAAAAAATACCACATCGAGGTTGTTGAAAAAGAGCTTTCGCCCGAACAGGAACGACAAAAGAATGATCGGGAGAGTATGATGATTGTGAATTCTTTTGCTCAAAAATCATTTACCCAGAATTTGTATGAGCATGCTCAAGGCATGGCCATAGGAATGGGATATATGCGGGAACGCGGATTTCGAGATGATATTATTAAGAAGTTTCAGGTCGGTTATTGTTTAGATGCTTGGGATGCTTTTTCGAATCATGCTCTTGATTGTGGTTATAAAAAGGAATATCTGGTGAAAACCGGATTAAGCATCGAAAAAGAAAACCGATTGCTCGACCGCTTTCGCGGAAGAGTTATTTTTCCGATTCACGGAATTGCAGGCCGGGTTCAGGCATTTGGTGGTAGAATACTTAAAAATGATGCCAAAGCAGCCAAATATTTAAATTCCCCCGAATCAGAAGTATATCACAAAAGCCGGATTTTGTACGGCATTTTTCAGGCTAAGAAATCCATCGTTCAAAACGAAAAGTGTTTTTTGGTTGAAGGCTACACCGATGTACTTTCATTTCATCAGGCAGGAATCGAGAATGTTGTTGCTTCATCGGGAACGGCTCTTACAGCCGATCAAATTCGTTTGATTAAACGGTTTACCAATAACATTACCATTATATACGATGGCGATGCCGCAGGTATTAAAGCTTCACTTCGGGGAATCGATTTGGTATTGGAACAGGAAGTGAACGTAAAAGTTTTACTATTGCCTCAAGGCGAAGATCCTGATTCATTTTCCAGAACTATGGGAGCAAGTGAATTAATGGAATACATCGAGAAGAATGAGAGTGATTTTATTGTTTTCAAAACCAATCTTCTTTTAAAAGATGCAAAAGATGATCCGGTAAAGAGAGCCAATCTTATTATCGATATTGTGCGTTCCATTGCCATAATTCCAGATGGTATTGTTCGTGCGGTTTATGTGCGGGAGTGCAGTAATATATTAAATGTGGATGAAAGAGTATTGTATACCGAAATCAATAAAATAATTCATAGAGTAAAAGAAGATAGCTGGAAGAATGAACAAAGATCCAATTTACCGGAAGATCAGACTACAGATAAGTTGTCGGAGAATTCTGCATTTCTGCGTTCAGCAAATGAATGTGATTTGGAGGAACGGGCATTGGTTCGAATATTGCTCAATTTTGGAAGTGAAATTCTCTATAGTCAGAAAGACGAAGCCGGAAATGAAGAGCAGTTGCTGGTTGGACAGTATATTATTACAGAGCTCTCCAATGATGAACTGGAATCAGTCAATCCGTTGTATCAATTGGTATTCGATCAGTACGGTGAAAATATGGAAAAAGAAGATTTCAATACAAAAACCTTCTTTCGCGATCATCCCAATGAGAAGGTAAATCAGTTAGCTGCCGATATTCTTAGCGAACCCCATCAATTAAGCGGTTTGTGGACCCGTAACGAAAGTGTTGTCGAATCAGAGGAAATGAAACTGAAAGAGATCGTTCCTAAATTGGTGAATGAATACAAAGGGAAAAAGGTTCGTTTGTTAATGAAGGAGGTTATGCAGGAAATGCAGAAAGCTCAGGATACCGGTAATGCCGATCGAATGATGGAACTGATGAAGCAAAAAATGGTGCTCGATCAAATAAAAAATGCGATTTCAAAAGAACTGGGAAATCGAACCATATCATAG